A window of the Vigna angularis cultivar LongXiaoDou No.4 chromosome 3, ASM1680809v1, whole genome shotgun sequence genome harbors these coding sequences:
- the LOC108323376 gene encoding monothiol glutaredoxin-S10, producing the protein MASALGNVALLSLSSFKPSSKLPSSSSFCVTKHFFSHSLPISSINASPSPNRNFPSVRATSSSSSSSSFGSRLEDSIKKTVAENPVVVYSKTWCSYSSEVKSLFNKLGVNPLVFELDEMGPQGPQLQKVLERITGQHTVPNVFIGGKHIGGCSDTLKLYRKGELEPLLSEAKAKTPES; encoded by the exons ATGGCTTCGGCTTTGGGAAACGTtgctcttctttctctctcaagCTTCAAACCTTCTTCAAAgctcccttcttcttcttccttctgtGTAACCAAACACTtcttctctcactctcttcccATTTCCTCCATCAATGCTTCTCCATCGCCAAACCGCAACTTCCCCTCCGTTCGAGCCACCTCAtcgtcctcttcctcttcctccttcgGCTCTCGCCTCGAAGACTCCATTAAGAAAACCGTTGCAGAAAACCCTGTTGTCGTTTATTCCAAAACCTGGTGCTCCTATTCTTCTGAGGTCAAATCCCTCTTCAACAAACTCGGTGTCAACCCCCTGGTCTTCGAATTAGACGAAATGg GTCCTCAAGGGCCACAGTTGCAAAAGGTGTTGGAGAGGATCACGGGGCAACACACTGTGCCAAATGTATTTATTG GTGGCAAACACATTGGCGGCTGTTCAG ATACCCTGAAGCTGTACCGGAAAGGAGAACTTGAACCTTTGCTATCAGAAGCTAAAGCTAAAACTCCAGAGAGCTAA
- the LOC108323374 gene encoding probable glutathione S-transferase isoform X1, translating into MGELKLLGVWPSPYVYRIIWALELKGIKYEHVQGEFHNPDFSDLLLKYNPVYKKVPVLVVDGKPIAESAVILEYIEETWPQPPMLPQDPYERAVARFWVSFAEEKSTSFMSFFVAVGEEFQKATKEVREVLKVLEETIGDKKYFGGEEIGVLDITLGWIPLFFGVIEDIVGVKVLVVDDFPRLFTWIRNFSEHPSIRTNFPSHHELFGYYKQKRDTIIPPNTA; encoded by the exons ATGGGAGAACTGAAGCTACTGGGAGTTTGGCCTAGTCCATACGTTTACAGGATCATATGGGCGTTAGAACTGAAGGGCATAAAGTATGAGCATGTACAAGGAGAATTCCACAACCCTGATTTCAGTGATTTGCTACTGAAGTATAACCCAGTTTACAAAAAGGTTCCTGTCCTTGTTGTTGATGGAAAGCCAATTGCAGAATCCGCTGTCATTCTTGAATACATAGAGGAAACATGGCCACAGCCACCCATGCTTCCACAGGACCCATATGAGAGGGCCGTGGCACGGTTTTGGGTGAGTTTTGCTGAAGAAAAG AGTACTTCGTTTATGTCATTCTTTGTGGCTGTTGGAGAAGAGTTTCAGAAGGCAACAAAGGAAGTAAGAGAAGTGCTTAAAGTATTAGAAGAAACCATTGGGGACAAAAAGTATTTTGGTGGTGAAGAAATTGGAGTTTTGGACATAACCTTGGGATGGATACCCTTGTTCTTTGGAGTCATTGAAGATATTGTTGGTGTAAAGGTGTTGGTAGTTGATGATTTTCCTCGCTTGTTTACTTGGATTCGGAACTTCAGTGAGCACCCCTCTATCAGAACGAACTTTCCAAGTCACCATGAGTTGTTTGGTTATTACAAGCAAAAGAGAGACACTATTATTCCACCCAATACAGCATGA
- the LOC108323374 gene encoding probable glutathione S-transferase isoform X2: MGELKLLGVWPSPYVYRIIWALELKGIKYEHVQGEFHNPDFSDLLLKYNPVYKKVPVLVVDGKPIAESAVILEYIEETWPQPPMLPQDPYERAVARFWSTSFMSFFVAVGEEFQKATKEVREVLKVLEETIGDKKYFGGEEIGVLDITLGWIPLFFGVIEDIVGVKVLVVDDFPRLFTWIRNFSEHPSIRTNFPSHHELFGYYKQKRDTIIPPNTA; encoded by the exons ATGGGAGAACTGAAGCTACTGGGAGTTTGGCCTAGTCCATACGTTTACAGGATCATATGGGCGTTAGAACTGAAGGGCATAAAGTATGAGCATGTACAAGGAGAATTCCACAACCCTGATTTCAGTGATTTGCTACTGAAGTATAACCCAGTTTACAAAAAGGTTCCTGTCCTTGTTGTTGATGGAAAGCCAATTGCAGAATCCGCTGTCATTCTTGAATACATAGAGGAAACATGGCCACAGCCACCCATGCTTCCACAGGACCCATATGAGAGGGCCGTGGCACGGTTTTGG AGTACTTCGTTTATGTCATTCTTTGTGGCTGTTGGAGAAGAGTTTCAGAAGGCAACAAAGGAAGTAAGAGAAGTGCTTAAAGTATTAGAAGAAACCATTGGGGACAAAAAGTATTTTGGTGGTGAAGAAATTGGAGTTTTGGACATAACCTTGGGATGGATACCCTTGTTCTTTGGAGTCATTGAAGATATTGTTGGTGTAAAGGTGTTGGTAGTTGATGATTTTCCTCGCTTGTTTACTTGGATTCGGAACTTCAGTGAGCACCCCTCTATCAGAACGAACTTTCCAAGTCACCATGAGTTGTTTGGTTATTACAAGCAAAAGAGAGACACTATTATTCCACCCAATACAGCATGA
- the LOC108323364 gene encoding S-protein homolog 1-like, whose product METKRNSGLLAKSGYLLGLVLVLVPPTLSNASSVFPEFIKWHVYVMNELNNKESLLVHCQSKDDDLGSHKLFEGGNFTWSFRTDFSHSTLFWCHVKKDNDNNDNNNNNNDCDDGVSFDVFWYDERLFEKCHWKNCLWRVRDDGIYLTALYETQTEEFYYHWGATRLP is encoded by the coding sequence ATGGAAACGAAGAGAAATTCAGGTTTGTTAGCAAAAAGTGGTTATCTTTTAGggttggttttggttttggttccACCAACCCTTTCAAATGCCTCAAGTGTTTTCCCTGAATTCATAAAGTGGCATGTGTACGTTATGAATGAGTTGAACAACAAGGAAAGTTTATTGGTTCATTGCCAATCCAAAGATGATGATTTGGGTAGTCATAAACTTTTTGAAGGTGGGAATTTCACTTGGAGTTTTAGGACAGATTTCTCACACTCCACTCTATTTTGGTGTCATGTGAAGAAGGACAACGACAACAACGataacaacaataacaacaacgaTTGTGACGATGGTGTCTCGTTTGACGTGTTTTGGTACGACGAACGTCTTTTTGAGAAGTGTCATTGGAAGAATTGCCTTTGGAGAGTTAGGGATGATGGTATTTACCTAACAGCTTTATATGAAACTCAAACTGAGGAATTCTACTATCACTGGGGTGCTACCAGACTTCCCtga